The Cinclus cinclus chromosome 18, bCinCin1.1, whole genome shotgun sequence genome has a segment encoding these proteins:
- the LOC134051550 gene encoding zinc finger protein 239-like yields the protein MDFPFLNLGPMEEEAVRKKNMPPEPQADKELRMETREDKSLQQNLVEEAVWSSSIAQETSEEEKPGRSHMRMGCKHSSWVSEEENQGQRTGQSCSQSSELGFHEHLHDADKPHKCSNCGKSFSKRSSLIWHWRIHMGERPYECGECGKSFSTRFKLIRHQMIHTGERPYECDIRRKRFQTSSNLVMHQRIHTEERPFRCPDCGKGFKYNSRLVSHRRIHTGEMPYECGQCGKCFRTSSELIVHQRIHTGEQPYECDKCSKRFLTSSSLLLHQRIHIEERPFCCPDYGKGFRHNSNLVTHRRIHTGERPYECSECGKSFSQSSHLTKHQWRHH from the exons atggatttcccattcctaaaccttggcccgatggaggaggaggccgtgaggaagaagaacatgcccccggagccccaggcag acaaggagctgaggatggagaccagggaggacaaatccctgcagcagaaccttgtggaagaggctgtttggagcagctccattgCACAGGAAACCAGCGAGGAGGAAAAGCCCGGGAGATCCCACATGAGGATGGGCTGCAAACACAGTTCTTGGGTATCCGAGGAGGAGAACCAGGGCCAAAGAACcggacagagctgcagccagagctcagagctggggttCCATGAGCATCTTCATGATGCGGATAAGCCCCACAAGTGTTCAAattgtgggaagagcttcagcaagaGATCCTCCCTGATCTGGcactggagaatccacatgGGGGAACggccctatgagtgtggggaGTGTGGAAAGAGCTTCAGTACGAGATTCAAACTGATCCGCCACCAGatgatccacactggggagaggccctatgaATGTGACATACGCAGGAAGAGGTTTCAGACCAGCTCCAATCTCGTCATGCATCAGCGGATTCACACAGAAGAGAGGCCCTTCCGCTGCCctgactgtgggaagggcttcaaatACAACTCCCGCCTTGTCTCCCACaggcgcatccacactggggagatgcCCTATGAGTGTGGGCAGTGTGGGAAGTGCTTCAGGACAAGCTCTGAACTGATTGTCCACCAAAGGATCCACACAGGGGAACAGCCCTATGAGTGTGATAAATGCAGCAAGAGGTTTCTGACCAGCTCCAGTCTCCTCCTGCACCAGCGCATTCACATAGAGGAgaggcccttctgctgccccgACTACGGGAAGGGCTTCAGGCACAACTCCAACCTCGTCAcccaccggcgcatccacactggggagaggccctatgaGTGTtctgagtgtgggaagagcttttcACAGAGCTCTCACCTGACCAAACACCAATGGAGGCACCActaa